The following proteins come from a genomic window of Triticum aestivum cultivar Chinese Spring chromosome 6A, IWGSC CS RefSeq v2.1, whole genome shotgun sequence:
- the LOC123128618 gene encoding TATA-box-binding protein 2: MQIREPKTTTLISASGKMVCTGAKSEQQCKLAARKVKYLTMFSSPNLARSKKSVGVRSETSTMSSSDSFTKLVNA; encoded by the exons ATGCAGATAAGagaaccaaaaactaccacattgaTATCTGCTTCAGGAAAAATG GTTTGCACTGGAGCAAAAAGTGAACAGCAATGTAAACTCGCAGCTAGAAAG GTCAAATATTTGACGATGTTTTCTTCTCCCAACCTGGCAAG GAGTAAGAAGTCAGTTGGAGTGAGAAGTGAGACAAGTACCATGAGCTCAAGTGATTCATTCACCAAGCTGGTAAACGcataa